In Cicer arietinum cultivar CDC Frontier isolate Library 1 chromosome 7, Cicar.CDCFrontier_v2.0, whole genome shotgun sequence, a single window of DNA contains:
- the LOC101500152 gene encoding cholesterol 22-monohydroxylase CYP90B51-like isoform X2, whose amino-acid sequence MSYSQYLILYFLSFILPLIIIFIFIIRKKTRYNLPPGKMGWPFIGETFGYLKPYSAITIGEFMENHIARYGTIYKSKLFGEPAIVSADAELNRFILQNDGKLFECSYPKSMSGILGEWSMLVVLGDIHRNMRNIAVNFMSYARLKSHFLQDMEKQTLFVLSSWKHNSTFSAQGEAKKFTFNLMAKQIMSLDPENHETEQLKKEYLCFMDGVVSAPLNLPGTPYNKALKSRNTILKFIERKMEERMKRSQEGKKELEENDLLNWVLKHSNLSNEQILDLILSLLFAGHETSSVAISLAIYFLPSCPRAIQQLREEHREIARSKKKAGEVELTWDDYKRMEFTRCVVNETLRLGNVVRFLHRKAIKDVRYKGYDIPCGWKVLPVISASHLDPSIFDQPQQFNPWRWQDKSKSENCTNINNNFMPFGGGPRLCAGMELAKLEMAIFIHHIILNYNWELVDVNDHPVVLPFVEFPKGLSIKVQSLANV is encoded by the exons ATGTCTTACTCACAGTATTtgattttgtattttctttctttcattctTCCTCtcattataatcttcattttcatCATAAGAAAGAAAACAAGGTATAATCTTCCCCCTGGCAAAATGGGGTGGCCCTTTATTGGAGAAACCTTTGGTTATTTGAAGCCTTACTCTGCCATCACAATAGGAGAATTTATGGAGAATCACATAGCAAG GTATGGTACAATTTATAAGTCAAAATTGTTTGGAGAGCCAGCTATAGTATCAGCAGATGCAGAATTGAATAGATTCATACTACAAAACGATGGAAAATTGTTTGAGTGTAGCTATCCTAAAAGCATGAGTGGAATACTTGGGGAATGGTCAATGTTGGTTGTATTAGGTGACATCCATAGGAACATGAGGAATATTGCAGTTAACTTTATGAGCTATGCTAGACTCAAATCACATTTTTTGCAAGACATGGAGAAACAAACCCTTTTTGTTCTAAGCTCTTGGAAACATAACTCTACATTCTCAGCTCAAGGTGAAGCAAAAAAG TTCACCTTCAACTTGATGGCGAAACAAATCATGAGTTTGGATCCAGAGAATCATGAAACAGAACAATTGAAAAAAGAGTATCTCTGTTTCATGGATGGTGTCGTATCTGCTCCTTTGAATTTGCCAGGAACTCCATACAACAAGGCACTAAAG TCTAGGAACACAATATTGAAATTCATAGAGAGGAAAATGGAAGAAAGGATGAAGAGAAGCCAAGAAGGAAAAAAAGAGTTGGAAGAAAATGATCTTCTAAATTGGGTTCTAAAACATTCAAATCTTTCCAATGAGCAAATTCTTGACTTGATTCTGAGTTTGCTTTTTGCTGGCCATGAAACATCATCTGTTGCTATATCTCTAGCTATTTACTTTTTGCCTAGTTGTCCTCGAGCTATACAACAATTAAGG gaAGAGCACAGAGAAATAGCTAGATCCAAGAAGAAAGCAGGGGAGGTTGAATTAACTTGGGATGACTATAAAAGAATGGAATTTACTCGTTGT GTTGTGAATGAAACACTAAGACTAGGAAATGTTGTGAGGTTTCTTCATAGGAAGGCTATCAAAGATGTTCGGTACAAAG GTTATGACATTCCATGTGGATGGAAAGTTCTTCCAGTGATTTCAGCGTCACATTTGGATCCTTCAATTTTTGACCAACCTCAACAATTCAATCCTTGGAGATGGCAA GACAAGAGTAAAAGTGAAAATTGCACGAACATAAACAACAATTTTATGCCATTCGGAGGAGGACCAAGGTTATGTGCAGGAATGGAGTTAGCAAAACTTGAAATGGCTATTTTCATTCACCATATCATTCTCAATTACAATTGGGAGCTAGTCGATGTTAATGATCATCCTGTTGTACTCCCTTTTGTCGAATTTCCCAAAGGTTTATCCATCAAAGTCCAAAGCCTAGCCaatgtttaa
- the LOC101500152 gene encoding cholesterol 22-monohydroxylase CYP90B51-like isoform X1 has product MSYSQYLILYFLSFILPLIIIFIFIIRKKTRYNLPPGKMGWPFIGETFGYLKPYSAITIGEFMENHIARYGTIYKSKLFGEPAIVSADAELNRFILQNDGKLFECSYPKSMSGILGEWSMLVVLGDIHRNMRNIAVNFMSYARLKSHFLQDMEKQTLFVLSSWKHNSTFSAQGEAKKFTFNLMAKQIMSLDPENHETEQLKKEYLCFMDGVVSAPLNLPGTPYNKALKSRNTILKFIERKMEERMKRSQEGKKELEENDLLNWVLKHSNLSNEQILDLILSLLFAGHETSSVAISLAIYFLPSCPRAIQQLREEHREIARSKKKAGEVELTWDDYKRMEFTRCVVNETLRLGNVVRFLHRKAIKDVRYKGYDIPCGWKVLPVISASHLDPSIFDQPQQFNPWRWQVQDKSKSENCTNINNNFMPFGGGPRLCAGMELAKLEMAIFIHHIILNYNWELVDVNDHPVVLPFVEFPKGLSIKVQSLANV; this is encoded by the exons ATGTCTTACTCACAGTATTtgattttgtattttctttctttcattctTCCTCtcattataatcttcattttcatCATAAGAAAGAAAACAAGGTATAATCTTCCCCCTGGCAAAATGGGGTGGCCCTTTATTGGAGAAACCTTTGGTTATTTGAAGCCTTACTCTGCCATCACAATAGGAGAATTTATGGAGAATCACATAGCAAG GTATGGTACAATTTATAAGTCAAAATTGTTTGGAGAGCCAGCTATAGTATCAGCAGATGCAGAATTGAATAGATTCATACTACAAAACGATGGAAAATTGTTTGAGTGTAGCTATCCTAAAAGCATGAGTGGAATACTTGGGGAATGGTCAATGTTGGTTGTATTAGGTGACATCCATAGGAACATGAGGAATATTGCAGTTAACTTTATGAGCTATGCTAGACTCAAATCACATTTTTTGCAAGACATGGAGAAACAAACCCTTTTTGTTCTAAGCTCTTGGAAACATAACTCTACATTCTCAGCTCAAGGTGAAGCAAAAAAG TTCACCTTCAACTTGATGGCGAAACAAATCATGAGTTTGGATCCAGAGAATCATGAAACAGAACAATTGAAAAAAGAGTATCTCTGTTTCATGGATGGTGTCGTATCTGCTCCTTTGAATTTGCCAGGAACTCCATACAACAAGGCACTAAAG TCTAGGAACACAATATTGAAATTCATAGAGAGGAAAATGGAAGAAAGGATGAAGAGAAGCCAAGAAGGAAAAAAAGAGTTGGAAGAAAATGATCTTCTAAATTGGGTTCTAAAACATTCAAATCTTTCCAATGAGCAAATTCTTGACTTGATTCTGAGTTTGCTTTTTGCTGGCCATGAAACATCATCTGTTGCTATATCTCTAGCTATTTACTTTTTGCCTAGTTGTCCTCGAGCTATACAACAATTAAGG gaAGAGCACAGAGAAATAGCTAGATCCAAGAAGAAAGCAGGGGAGGTTGAATTAACTTGGGATGACTATAAAAGAATGGAATTTACTCGTTGT GTTGTGAATGAAACACTAAGACTAGGAAATGTTGTGAGGTTTCTTCATAGGAAGGCTATCAAAGATGTTCGGTACAAAG GTTATGACATTCCATGTGGATGGAAAGTTCTTCCAGTGATTTCAGCGTCACATTTGGATCCTTCAATTTTTGACCAACCTCAACAATTCAATCCTTGGAGATGGCAA GTGCAGGACAAGAGTAAAAGTGAAAATTGCACGAACATAAACAACAATTTTATGCCATTCGGAGGAGGACCAAGGTTATGTGCAGGAATGGAGTTAGCAAAACTTGAAATGGCTATTTTCATTCACCATATCATTCTCAATTACAATTGGGAGCTAGTCGATGTTAATGATCATCCTGTTGTACTCCCTTTTGTCGAATTTCCCAAAGGTTTATCCATCAAAGTCCAAAGCCTAGCCaatgtttaa
- the LOC101513215 gene encoding succinate dehydrogenase [ubiquinone] flavoprotein subunit 1, mitochondrial: MWRFVSRTISERSNPNLQPLRSHFSRFFSSGGNSSYNVVDHKYDAVVVGAGGAGLRAAIGLSEHGFNTACVTKLFPTRSHTVAAQGGINAALGNMTEDDWRWHMYDTVKGSDWLGDQDAIQYMCREAPKAVIELENYGLPFSRTEDGRIYQRAFGGQSLNFGKGGQAYRCACAADRTGHALLHTLYGQAMRHNTQFFVEYFALDLLMNSDGSCQGVIALNMEDGTLHRFQAASTILATGGYGRAYFSATSAHTCTGDGSAMVARAGIPLEDLEFVQFHPTGIYGAGCLITEGSRGEGGILRNSEGERFMERYAPTAKDLASRDVVSRSMTMEIREGRGVGPMKDHIYLHLNHLPPDVLKERLPGISETAAIFAGVDVTKEPIPVLPTVHYNMGGIPTNYHGEVVTPKGDNPDEIVPGLMAAGETACASVHGANRLGANSLLDIVVFGRACANRVAEIQRPGEKQKPLEKDAGMKTISWLDKLRNSNGSLPTSKIRLNMQRIMQNNAAVFRTQETLEEGCQLIDGAWESFRDVKLEDRSLIWNSDLIETIELENLLINASITVHSAEARKESRGAHAREDFTKRDDEKWMKHTLGYWENEKVRLDYRPVHMNTLDDEVESFPPKARVY; encoded by the exons ATGTGGCGTTTCGTGTCTCGTACTATTTCCGAGAGATCCAATCCTAATCTTCAACCACTTAGATCTCACTTTTCAAGATTTTTCTCC AGTGGTGGAAACTCGTCGTACAATGTGGTGGATCATAAGTACGACGCCGTTGTTGTTGGTGCTGGTGGTGCAGGGTTGAGAGCTGCTATTGGACTTTCGGAACATGGCTTCAATACTGCTTGCGTTACAAAGCTATTTCCAACTCGTTCGCATACTGTTGCAGCTCAG GGAGGTATAAATGCTGCATTGGGAAATATGACTGAAGATGACTGGAGGTGGCACATGTACGACACTGTCAAAGGAAGTGATTGGCTAG GAGACCAAGATGCCATCCAATATATGTGTAGGGAGGCACCGAAAGCAGTCATTGAGCTTGAGAATTATGGATTGCCATTTTCCCGAACTGAAGATGGAAGAATATACCAGCGAGCATTTGGTGGTCAAAGCTTGAACTTCGGAAAAG GTGGTCAGGCATATCGTTGTGCATGTGCTGCCGATCGAACAGGGCATGCTTTACTACACACTCTCTATGGCCAGGCTATGAGGCATAATACCCAGTTTTTTGTGGAATACTTTGCGCTGGATCTATTAATGAACAGTGATG GTAGTTGCCAAGGAGTAATTGCGTTGAATATGGAGGATGGAACATTACATCGTTTCCAAGCTGCTTCAACAATTTTGGCTACTGGG GGTTATGGTAGAGCATACTTTTCTGCAACTTCGGCACATACATGCACTGGAGATGGCAGTGCCATGGTTGCTCGTGCTGGAATCCCACTTGAG GATTTAGAGTTTGTGCAATTTCACCCAACAGGTATATATGGAGCTGGTTGCCTTATCACAGAAG GGTCTCGTGGTGAAGGTGGAATTCTTAGGAACAGCGAAGGTGAGAGGTTTATGGAACGGTATGCTCCTACTGCGAAGGATCTCGCATCAAGAGATGTAGTTTCAAGATCAATGACTATGGAGATTCGGGAAGGCCGTGGTGTAG GACCAATGAAAGATCACATCTATCTCCACTTGAATCACTTACCCCCAGATGTGCTCAAGGAGAGACTACCCGGTATATCTGAAACTGCTGCTATTTTTGCCGGTGTGGATGTTACAAAGGAACCCATTCCTGTTTTACCAACTGTGCATTATAACATGGGTGGTATCCCCACTAATTATCATGGAGAG GTGGTTACCCCTAAAGGTGACAATCCAGATGAAATAGTTCCTGGTTTAATGGCTGCTGGGGAAACAGCCTGTGCATCAGTCCATGGTGCCAATAGACTCGGTGCAAATTCACTTCTGGACATTGTTGTCTTTGGTAGAGCTTGTGCAAACAGAGTTGCAGAAATCCAAAGGCCAG GAGAGAAACAAAAGCCTTTAGAGAAAGATGCTGGGATGAAGACAATTTCTTGGCTTGACAAATTGAGAAATTCAAATGGGTCATTGCCAACCTCAAAAATCAGGTTGAATATGCAACGAATAATGCAAAACAATGCTGCTGTATTCCGCACACAAGAAACATTAGAAGAAG GTTGTCAATTGATTGATGGAGCATGGGAGAGCTTTCGTGATGTCAAGTTAGAGGATCGGAGCTTGATatg GAACTCTGACCTGATTGAGACTATTGAGTTGGAAAATCTTTTGATAAATGCCTCCATTACCGTGCACTCTGCTGAAGCCAGAAAAGAGAGCAGAGGTGCTCATGCCCGCGAAGACTTCACG AAAAGAGATGATGAGAAATGGATGAAACACACATTGGG ATATTGGGAAAACGAGAAGGTCCGTTTAGATTACAGGCCGGTACACATGAATACTTTGGATGATGAGGTTGAATCATTCCCTCCTAAAGCGCGTGTCTATTAA